A portion of the Eulemur rufifrons isolate Redbay chromosome 30, OSU_ERuf_1, whole genome shotgun sequence genome contains these proteins:
- the TRPC5OS gene encoding putative uncharacterized protein TRPC5OS, with amino-acid sequence MESVTVPVLVSGLIDCMAQLVTIAEELLQLMSQEQVPCAEQNGADASPPEEDSLPDLADTIDLESILAPINDEDLLFDVDEIMLEMGDEYEDILSCINDDLGD; translated from the coding sequence ATGGAGTCTGTGACAGTCCCTGTACTAGTTAGTGGGCTTATTGATTGTATGGCCCAGTTAGTAACTATAGCCGAAGAGCTTTTACAATTGATGTCACAAGAACAAGTTCCTTGTGCAGAACAGAATGGAGCAGATGCATCTCCTCCTGAGGAAGATTCACTACCAGACCTTGCTGATACCATAGACTTAGAATCAATACTTGCGCCAATAAACGATGAAGACCTACTCTTTGATGTAGATGAAATTATGTTAGAGATGGGTGATGAATATGAAGATATACTCTCTTGCATAAATGATGACTTAGGTGACTAA